The following proteins come from a genomic window of Candidozyma auris chromosome 4, complete sequence:
- the BRN1 gene encoding condensin subunit BRN1, whose protein sequence is MASVLPKKRAMQGSSNRGSAVYDLNRRVVSGRSASGARSVSGSRHVSRGDMFVAAEDDSFAEDAIDFHENKNTIMSNFEEWIKLSTDNKITSKNSWQFALIDYFYDLNVIKDGDNINFQRASATLDGCVKIYSSRVESVASETGKLLSGLAKKKGDENAEDKDEDDDQNNGEHVDPASLRRERRVNRVVESTLLSEEALRIKKLDQELAIDPLFKKALSDFDEGGIKSLLLNTLRIDSSMRVVFDATTNAPKQTTEEETEETDDQDRLDLYSDEVDVGKLKGLVFQDESELETTTIAPTMPELEAVFNDIGNAKSVLGDVNARLGAAQEESAEPDLNNNDNHDFLSPANDGFDDYELGNDENSPGMPENGQFMNFANIDAELAQGPVPDDDDDDDLAGNSEVVTGHVLDQDLMTYFDKTMKDTWRGPEHWRIAALKKHKNFDTPISNKSRATTPQVEGAPAQPKRKRKENITIDFFKDEDEDYIEDIFQHAKKSAPILRPADSIDTNEYHLLPDDIQFNSKKLVTLFIKPNRSIVTFSRRAKSLRNDNDVLEKAAYTDQAYFAEEYQKQEREREEEERQEKLAASFHQAELDDYDNYGDIDFNDVLGGADSANDDIKPENQFVTEGRKARPEYVNFSRVAKRVDIKLLKDNLWKAIKPETKETSPELPNAENGEVVPAKQPVKIETHFTDIAQKIGTMYKPEEKKDLSTSFCFICILHLANEHKLDLSVNDAHDDLRISGYSV, encoded by the coding sequence ATGGCCTCTGTGCTCCCGAAAAAGAGGGCCATGCAAGGCTCATCGAACAGAGGCAGCGCTGTTTACGACCTCAACCGCAGAGTCGTCTCTGGTAGATCAGCCTCTGGCGCCCGCTCAGTTTCTGGCAGCCGCCATGTTAGCCGAGGCGACATGTTTGTGGCTGCCGAGGATGACTCTTTCGCCGAGGATGCTATCGACTTCCatgaaaacaaaaacaccATCATGTCTAATTTCGAAGAGTGGATCAAGCTCTCCACAGATAATAAGATCACCCTGAAAAACTCGTGGCAGTTTGCGCTTATAGACTATTTCTACGACTTGAACGTGATAAAAGATGGTGACAACATCAATTTCCAGCGTGCATCGGCCACGTTGGATGGGTGCGTGAAGATCTATTCTAGTCGAGTGGAGTCCGTGGCCTCAGAGACAGGTAAGTTGCTTTCAGGACtagcaaagaaaaaaggcGACGAGAATGCTGAAGACAAAgacgaggacgatgatCAAAATAATGGCGAACACGTTGACCCTGCTTCCCTtcgaagagaaagaagagtCAACCGAGTGGTGGAGTCAACATTGCTACTGGAAGAAGCACTACGAATTAAAAAGCTCGACCAGGAGTTGGCCATTGATCcgcttttcaaaaaggcCCTTTCGGACTTTGACGAAGGTGGTATAAAGTCGCTATTGCTCAATACTCTAAGGATAGACTCCTCCATGAGAGTGGTTTTTGACGCCACAACCAATGCACCCAAACAAACCACGGAAGAGGAGACTGAAGAAACAGACGACCAAGACCGACTAGATTTGTACCTGGATGAAGTCGATGTGGGCAAACTCAAGGGCCTTGTCTTTCAAGACGAGTCTGAACTCGAGACAACTACAATTGCACCAACAATGCCAGAGCTTGAAGCGGTTTTCAACGATATTGGAAATGCCAAGAGCgttcttggtgatgtcaaCGCAAGATTGGGTGCcgctcaagaagaaagcgCTGAACCCGATCTAAATAACAATGACAACCATGACTTCTTACTGCCAGCGAACGATGGTTTTGATGATTATGAACTCGGTAACGATGAAAATTCCCCCGGTATGCCAGAAAACGGTCAATTCATGAATTTTGCTAATATAGATGCTGAGCTTGCGCAAGGGCCCGTCcctgatgatgatgatgatgatgatttggCCGGGAACAGTGAAGTTGTGACAGGGCATGtgcttgatcaagatttAATGACGTACTTCGATAAGACCATGAAAGATACCTGGAGAGGGCCTGAGCATTGGCGAATTGCTGCActcaaaaagcacaaaaatTTCGACACGCCAATCTCCAATAAGTCTCGTGCAACCACtcctcaagttgaaggGGCGCCTGCTCAGCCGAAAAGAAAGCGGAAGGAGAACATCACaattgatttcttcaaagacgaggacgaggacTACATTGAAGATATTTTTCAGCATGCTAAAAAGTCGGCGCCGATTCTCCGACCAGCTGACTCAATCGACACAAACGAATACCACCTTTTACCGGACGACATTCAGTTcaactcaaagaaattggtgaCCCTCTTCATAAAGCCCAATAGATCAATTGTTACGTTTTCCAGAAGAGCCAAGTCCTTACGAAATGATAACGACgtgttggagaaggctGCGTACACCGATCAAGCCTACTTTGCAGAGGAGTACCAGAAACAAGAGAGAGAACGCGAGGAGGAAGAACGACAAGAAAAGCTCGCAGCATCCTTCCACCAGGCAGAATTGGACGATTACGATAACTACGGTGATATTGATTTCAATGATGTTCTAGGTGGTGCCGACCTGGCGAACGACGACATCAAGCCCGAAAATCAGTTTGTTACCGAAGGACGAAAAGCACGTCCAGAATACGTAAACTTCTCCAGGGTCGCTAAACGAGTTGATatcaagcttctcaaagaTAATTTGTGGAAAGCAATTAAGCCAGAGACGAAAGAAACATCGCCAGAACTCCCCAATGCCGAGAatggtgaagttgttcCTGCTAAGCAACCAGTGAAAATCGAAACCCACTTTACCGACATTgcacaaaaaattggaaCAATGTATAAACCcgaggagaaaaaagacCTATCTACTAGTTTTTGTTTCATCTGCATTCTACATTTGGCAAATGAGCATAAGCTTGATTTGCTGGTTAACGATGCCCACGATGACTTGCGCATTTCGGGGTATAGCGTTTAA